Proteins from one Leptonema illini DSM 21528 genomic window:
- a CDS encoding glutamate synthase subunit beta, with product MGKITGFMDYRRSEISKQPVEERIKHFKEFEKTFDENTARVQGARCMDCGIPFCHGETGCPVDNLIPEWNDLVYRGLWQEALQNLHSTNNFPEFTGMLCPAPCESACVLGLTDPPVAIKSIERFIIDRGFEEGWVEPLPPKALSDRSVAIIGSGPAGLAAAQQLRRAGHDVTIFEREDRIGGLMRYGIPDFKFEKWRIDRRLDQLKKEGVQFRTGVNVGVDISLDELRTQFDAVILAMGAEEPRRIPIPGADLKGVHFAMDYLTQANRFVAGEKVADQITATDKHVIVIGGGDTGSDCIGTANRQGAKSVTQLDYNPEPPKERTDDDPWPLYPRILRTSTSQEEGVERKWSLHTKSFRGESGRVVAVTGNQVVKKSRTEIIDIPGTEFEIPADLVLIAIGFTGPKASPLIDQLKQAGVAFDSRQNVKASFGVGGDHFTTTAPGIFAAGDVRRGQSIIVWAISEGRKCAQVVDRYLTALKKAD from the coding sequence ATGGGTAAGATAACCGGCTTCATGGACTACCGGCGCTCCGAGATCTCGAAGCAGCCGGTAGAAGAACGGATCAAGCATTTCAAAGAGTTCGAGAAGACCTTTGACGAAAATACGGCGCGCGTCCAGGGCGCGCGCTGTATGGATTGCGGCATTCCCTTCTGCCACGGAGAAACCGGCTGCCCCGTGGATAACCTCATCCCCGAATGGAACGACCTCGTCTACAGAGGCCTCTGGCAGGAAGCCCTTCAGAATCTGCATTCGACGAATAACTTTCCCGAATTCACGGGTATGCTATGCCCCGCGCCCTGCGAATCGGCATGCGTTCTCGGGTTAACCGACCCGCCTGTGGCGATCAAGTCCATAGAGCGCTTCATCATCGACCGCGGCTTCGAAGAAGGCTGGGTGGAACCGCTCCCGCCGAAAGCGCTGTCGGATCGTTCCGTGGCCATTATCGGATCGGGCCCGGCCGGACTGGCGGCCGCCCAGCAGCTGCGACGTGCCGGCCACGATGTGACCATCTTTGAAAGAGAGGATCGCATCGGCGGACTGATGCGTTATGGCATCCCCGATTTTAAATTCGAGAAATGGCGCATCGATCGGCGGCTCGATCAGCTGAAAAAGGAAGGCGTTCAGTTCCGAACGGGCGTCAATGTCGGCGTCGACATCTCTCTCGATGAATTGCGCACGCAGTTCGATGCCGTCATCCTTGCCATGGGAGCTGAAGAACCGCGACGCATTCCGATCCCCGGCGCCGATTTAAAAGGCGTGCACTTCGCCATGGATTACCTGACGCAGGCGAATCGATTTGTGGCTGGTGAAAAGGTCGCCGATCAGATCACGGCCACGGATAAACACGTCATCGTCATCGGCGGCGGCGACACCGGATCGGATTGTATCGGTACGGCGAATCGGCAGGGAGCGAAATCGGTCACTCAGCTCGACTATAATCCCGAGCCTCCAAAAGAACGCACGGACGACGATCCGTGGCCGCTGTATCCTCGCATTCTGCGCACTTCTACGTCGCAGGAAGAGGGAGTGGAACGAAAATGGAGTCTGCATACGAAAAGCTTTCGCGGCGAATCGGGTCGCGTCGTCGCCGTGACGGGTAACCAGGTCGTTAAAAAATCGCGCACCGAGATCATCGACATCCCCGGAACGGAATTCGAGATCCCCGCCGATCTTGTTCTCATCGCTATTGGATTCACGGGCCCGAAGGCCTCTCCTCTGATCGATCAGCTGAAACAGGCCGGTGTTGCCTTCGATTCACGTCAGAACGTAAAGGCATCGTTCGGCGTCGGCGGCGACCACTTCACGACTACGGCGCCGGGCATCTTTGCCGCCGGTGACGTGCGCCGCGGTCAGTCCATCATCGTCTGGGCCATCTCAGAAGGCAGGAAATGCGCCCAGGTCGTCGATCGTTACCTGACCGCTCTGAAAAAAGCCGACTGA
- a CDS encoding cation transporter: MESEVVLEAQDERRRWLRIVAILAFITISYNLIEGLVSIFFGADDESLSLFGFGVDSFVEVISGIGIAHMVWRMQNIGADVDSDRFEKTALRITGIGFIVLAVALPAGAIMSIVSDHRPDATVAGVIISLVSILTMWLLIREKRRAGAALQSQAVLADANCTRTCLQLSFVLLTASLLYELFRLPYVDAVGSLAIAWFAFREGRESFEKARTGKSCGCDGCH; encoded by the coding sequence ATGGAATCGGAAGTCGTTCTGGAAGCGCAAGATGAGCGTCGTCGATGGTTGCGAATTGTCGCTATTCTTGCATTCATCACAATCTCTTATAATCTGATCGAAGGGCTTGTTTCGATCTTCTTCGGAGCCGATGATGAGTCCCTGTCGCTGTTCGGTTTTGGCGTCGATAGCTTTGTAGAGGTGATCTCAGGCATCGGAATCGCACATATGGTCTGGCGGATGCAGAATATCGGAGCGGACGTGGATTCCGATCGTTTCGAAAAGACGGCCCTTCGCATAACGGGAATCGGATTTATTGTTCTGGCCGTAGCGTTGCCGGCAGGCGCTATTATGAGCATCGTCAGCGATCATCGCCCGGATGCGACCGTTGCCGGCGTCATCATTTCGCTGGTTTCAATTCTTACCATGTGGCTTCTGATTCGCGAGAAACGCCGTGCCGGAGCGGCGCTGCAATCACAGGCCGTTCTCGCCGACGCAAACTGTACACGTACCTGTCTTCAGCTTTCTTTTGTGCTGCTAACGGCATCGCTGCTTTATGAACTGTTCAGGTTGCCTTATGTTGACGCCGTCGGATCTCTCGCCATCGCATGGTTCGCCTTTCGCGAAGGCCGCGAGTCCTTTGAGAAGGCTCGAACGGGAAAATCATGCGGATGTGATGGCTGTCATTGA
- a CDS encoding LA_3696 family protein: MPQFLTLPEEVAAVFGDAAPKFVDFLVSTFSLQKEEVAHMSALTFENKLEKATGVIRLEIAELRTDTQTAIAELRTDTQTAIAELRTDTRTAIAELRTEMQASIGELRTEVQTSIAELRTETQSSIAEVRLEVAELRAEMKADFADVQKQISGLHKDITSQTKWILAGLATAVTMYPILVRLVDRLI, encoded by the coding sequence ATGCCACAATTCCTGACATTACCGGAGGAGGTGGCCGCTGTCTTCGGTGATGCCGCCCCAAAATTTGTTGACTTTCTCGTCTCTACCTTCTCTCTACAGAAGGAGGAAGTCGCTCATATGTCAGCACTCACGTTCGAAAATAAGCTCGAGAAAGCAACCGGCGTCATTCGTCTGGAGATTGCCGAGCTGCGAACCGACACGCAAACCGCCATCGCCGAACTCAGGACTGACACACAGACCGCCATCGCCGAACTCAGGACTGATACACGGACTGCCATCGCCGAGCTCAGGACTGAGATGCAGGCCTCTATTGGTGAACTCCGGACTGAGGTGCAGACTTCTATCGCCGAATTGAGAACAGAGACTCAATCATCTATAGCAGAGGTTCGTCTTGAAGTTGCAGAGCTGCGCGCTGAAATGAAGGCAGACTTCGCCGATGTTCAGAAGCAGATATCGGGGCTTCATAAAGACATCACCTCGCAGACAAAGTGGATTCTTGCCGGCCTTGCGACAGCAGTAACGATGTATCCGATCCTTGTGCGCCTGGTGGATCGGTTAATCTAA
- a CDS encoding beta-ketoacyl-ACP reductase: MSEKPFQGKTALVTGSARGIGRAIAEDLAAWGANQVILDVKQEDCDRTAKEIAETYGVKTIGIACNVINSADVDAAAERVKNEFGGLDFLVNNAGILRDNLLLRMKEEEWDVVMDVNLKGPFLVTKAFLSMLMKAKSGGRVVNISSISGLLGQAGQANYASSKSGLIGFTKVVAREYAKKGLLCNAICPGYVRTDLTDALPDAVKEELRKSVPLGRPGEVKDISRVVRFLCSDDAGFITGNVIRVDGGTVIGM, encoded by the coding sequence ATGTCTGAAAAACCTTTTCAGGGCAAGACGGCTCTTGTCACGGGTTCTGCCCGCGGCATCGGTCGTGCCATTGCTGAAGATCTGGCGGCCTGGGGTGCAAACCAGGTAATCCTCGATGTAAAACAGGAAGATTGTGATCGTACTGCGAAAGAGATCGCCGAAACCTACGGCGTCAAAACGATCGGCATCGCCTGTAACGTAATTAACAGCGCCGACGTTGACGCCGCCGCTGAGCGTGTGAAGAATGAGTTCGGGGGACTCGACTTCCTCGTGAACAATGCAGGTATCCTGCGAGACAATCTACTGCTTCGCATGAAAGAAGAAGAGTGGGACGTCGTTATGGACGTGAACCTGAAAGGGCCGTTCCTCGTAACGAAGGCCTTCCTCTCTATGCTTATGAAGGCGAAGAGCGGCGGTCGAGTCGTAAACATCAGCTCCATTTCGGGTCTGCTCGGTCAGGCAGGACAGGCGAACTATGCGTCCAGCAAATCGGGTCTTATCGGATTCACAAAGGTGGTCGCTCGCGAATACGCGAAGAAGGGCCTGCTCTGTAATGCGATATGCCCCGGATATGTACGCACGGATCTCACCGACGCCCTTCCTGATGCCGTAAAGGAGGAGCTGCGTAAGTCCGTTCCGCTTGGCCGTCCCGGCGAGGTGAAAGACATTTCGCGCGTCGTTCGCTTTCTCTGTTCCGACGACGCCGGCTTTATCACGGGTAACGTTATCCGTGTTGATGGCGGCACCGTAATCGGAATGTAA